The following coding sequences lie in one Sorghum bicolor cultivar BTx623 chromosome 6, Sorghum_bicolor_NCBIv3, whole genome shotgun sequence genomic window:
- the LOC8057600 gene encoding WD repeat-containing protein 44 yields the protein MEGCQLLVGCRIEMEEEAFFDSREELTASPAPSPGPALPWSGSLDSVCQRRERFMRSMGLECCPAPPQADAVATVGDVEKEEVVPEFGRLWSQSDENDCSMSSWSTEETGSSVDGVSDDNSVSGSSRDDASSKVSRSFSSLSFIQRLMSRSGKLSGVPKAIERRRNGWLRRLGLRAGILDHGADEASTSSSESEQNRGGRYERVKVRCYRKWSKELSAVYQGQVIKGHDGAILTMKFSPDGQFLASGGEDGVVRVWAVTQSEDCKIPVDDPSCVYLKAHRQSGLAPVVADNEKKCKVKGVKQSADSACVVIPTMVFQISEEPLHEFCGHSGDVLCLSWSDNKHLLSASTDKTVRLWEIGSANCITVFPHSNFVTCVQFNPTNENRFISGSIDGKIRVWDIPRCSVIDWVDIRDIITAVCYRPDGKGAVVGTITGNCRFYDASDNLLRLETQIALSGKKKSSLKRITAFEFSPSNPSKLMVTSADSKIKILDGTVVTQNYSGLRTGSCQSLATFTPDGQHIVSASEDSNIYVWNHENQDEPSLKHAKTIWSSERFHSNNAAIAIPWNGQKPRNPVSLASQILSPQGDNFWCMSKAVKCSSSRSEDSAINSFVSRFAPGIFNLNQEFSSESTCRSSATWPEEILPSRSIRAILDESQYKFLRNCFQTTPNSWGQVIVTAGWDGKIRSFQNYGLPAHQ from the exons ATGGAGGGGTGCCAACTGCTAGTAGGCTGTAGGATTGagatggaggaggaagcgttCTTTGACTCGCGAGAGGAGCTCACGGCGTCGCCGGCGCCCAGCCCGGGCCCTGCATTGCCGTGGTCGGGAAGCCTCGACAGTGTGTGCCAGAGGAGGGAGCGGTTCATGAGAAGCATGGGCCTAGAGTGCTGCCCGGCTCCCCCGCAGGCCGATGCCGTGGCCACCGTGGGCGATGTCGAGAAGGAGGAGGTTGTGCCGGAATTTGGGAGGTTGTGGTCGCAGTCGGATGAGAATGACTGCTCCATGTCGAGTTGGTCCACGGAGGAGACGGGGAGCTCCGTGGATGGTGTCTCGGATGACAATTCTGTCAGTGGATCCAGCCGGGATGATGCTAGCAGCAAGGTGAGCAGGAGTTTCAGTTCGTTGTCCTTCATCCAGAGGCTCATGAGCCGCAGTGGTAAGCTCTCTGGTGTGCCCAAGGCGATTGAGAGGAGAAGAAACGGATGGCTTCGGAGGCTGGGCTTGAGGGCTGGTATCCTCGATCATGGAGCTGATGAAGCTAGCACCAGCTCCTCAGAGAGTGAGCAAAACAGGGGTGGAAGGTACGAAAGGGTCAAGGTCCGCTGCTACAGGAAGTGGTCGAAAGAATTGTCAGCAGTTTATCAAGGCCAAGTGATCAAGGGCCATGATGGGGCCATCCTGACTATGAAGTTTAGTCCGGATGGGCAGTTTCTTGCAAGTGGAGGCGAAGATGGAGTTGTTAGGGTCTGGGCTGTCACACAGTCTGAGGACTGCAAAATTCCCGTGGATGATCCTTCTTGTGTTTACCTCAAAGCTCATCGCCAGAGTGGCTTGGCTCCTGTTGTTGCTGACAATGAGAAGAAATGCAAAGTCAAGGGCGTGAAGCAATCTGCAGATTCTGCTTGTGTTGTGATTCCAACAATGGTGTTCCAGATCTCAGAGGAACCATTGCATGAGTTCTGTGGCCACTCTGGTGATGTACTGTGTCTGTCGTGGTCTGACAACAAG CATCTACTGTCAGCATCAACAGACAAAACTGTTCGCTTGTGGGAAATAggatctgcaaactgcatcaCTGTTTTTCCACACAGCAACTTTG TGACTTGTGTCCAGTTCAATCCAACCAATGAGAATCGATTCATCAGTGGATCAATAGATGGCAAAATCCGTGTATGGGATATTCCCAGATGTAGTGTCATTGATTGGGTGGATATTAGAGACATAATAACAGCGGTTTGCTATCGACCTGATGGAAAG GGAGCAGTGGTTGGAACCATTACTGGAAATTGTCGGTTTTATGATGCATcag ATAATCTGCTGAGGCTTGAGACACAAATTGCACTCAGTGGCAAGAAGAAGTCTTCTCTTAAAAGAATCACTGCTTTTGAG TTCTCCCCAAGCAACCCAAGTAAATTAATGGTTACCTCTGCTGACTCGAAGATCAAAATTCTTGATGGAACCGTTGTGACTCAGAATTATAGTG GACTCCGAACTGGCTCTTGCCAGTCATTGGCAACATTCACTCCTGATGGGCAGCATATAGTTTCTGCTAGCGAAGACTCCAATATTTATGTATGGAACCATGAAAACCAAGATGAGCCTTCACTGAAACATGCAAAAACCATATGGTCCTCAGAGCGCTTCCACTCCAACAATGCAGCCATCGCAataccatggaatggccaaaaACCCAGAAACCCTGTCTCTTTGGCCTCTCAAATTTTGTCACCGCAAGGAGATAACTTCTGGTGCATGAGTAAGGCTGTGAAGTGCAGTTCAAGTCGCAGTGAAGATTCTGCTATTAATAGTTTTGTGTCAAGATTTGCTCCTGGTATTTTCAATTTGAATCAGGAGTTCTCCTCTGAGTCCACTTGCAGAAGTTCAGCAACCTGGCCAGAGGAAATTCTGCCTTCTCGTTCAATTCGTGCAATTTTGGATGAGTCACAGTACAAGTTCCTAAGGAACTGTTTCCAGACCACACCAAACTCCTGGGGTCAAGTGATAGTTACTGCAGGATGGGACGGCAAGATTAGGTCGTTCCAGAATTATGGCTTACCAGCGCATCAGTGA